A single region of the Vicia villosa cultivar HV-30 ecotype Madison, WI linkage group LG4, Vvil1.0, whole genome shotgun sequence genome encodes:
- the LOC131600027 gene encoding DNA-(apurinic or apyrimidinic site) endonuclease, chloroplastic-like isoform X1: MKQLRIFNLYQSLQFFSIPKHFTSKTLLSHPTLKPMASKTPFSSSSQPIYNHHVLKENDVGSYSIEIERLRNDPAIVHTMTVPELRKTLRSIGVPAKGRKEDLLSALKTFMDNNMCEQDSPTRDKQGLFISSENTSLEVKAKEVSDEEPVDDVNDTLETVGLNQGKKRLKQSEPESKIVKVTTKKKLLVNSDEVSDVKPSRGKRKVSSGVVSVVAQSDEISTTTTIQTETWTVLAHKKPQKDWIAYNPRTMRPPPLSRDTEFVKLLSWNVNGLRALLKLEGFSALQLAQREDFDVLCLQETKLQEKDIEEIKQRLLDGYENSFWTCSVSKLGYSGTAIISRIKPLSVRYGLGISDHDSEGRLVTVEFDTFYLITGYVPNSGDGLKRLSYRVTEWDPALSNYLKELEKSKPVVLTGDLNCAHEEIDIYNPAGNKRSAGFTDEERKSFETNLLSKGFVDTFRRQHPGVVGYTYWGYRHGARKFNRGWRLDYFLVSESIADKVHDSYILPDVIGSDHCPIGLVMKL; encoded by the exons ATGAAACAACTCCGTATCTTCAACCTCTATCAATCTCTCCAG TTTTTCAGTATTCCGAAGCATTTCACTTCCAAGACCTTGCTTTCTCATCCAACTCTCAAACCAATGGCCTCTAAAACACCCTTTTCAAGTTCATCACAACCCATTTATAACCATCATGTTCTTAAG GAAAATGATGTTGGTAGCTATTCCATTGAGATTGAAAGATTAAGAAATGACCCGGCTATAGTACACACCATGACTGTTCCCGAACTCCGCAAGACATTGAG GAGTATAGGGGTTCCGGCTAAAGGTCGTAAAGAGGATCTTTTGTCTGCCTTGAAGACTTTCATGGACAATAATATGTGTG AACAAGATTCTCCAACTAGAGACAAACAAGGGCTGTTTATTTCTTCTGAAAATACATCTTTAGAAGTGAAAGCTAAAGAGGTATCGGATGAAGAGCCTGTGGATGATGTTAATGATACTCTAGAGACAGTTGGACTTAACCAGGGTAAGAAAAGGTTAAAACAATCAGAACCCGAAAGCAAAATTGTCAAGGTGACAACCAAAAAGAAGCTGTTGGTTAATTCAGACGAGGTTTCAG ATGTTAAGCCTTCCAGGGGGAAGAGAAAAGTATCTTCAGGTGTTGTTAGTGTTGTAGCACAATCGGATGAAATCAGTACAACAACCACTATTCAAACTGAAACATGGACTGTTCTTGCTCACAAGAAACCTCAAAAGGATTGGATTGCATATAATCCTAGAACTATGAGACCCCCGCCTCTTTCTCGGGATACAGAATTTGTCAAGCTTTTGTCTTGGAATGTCAATGGATTGAGAGCATTGCTAAAATTAGAGGGATTCTCAGCACTTCAACTTGCTCAAAGGGAAGACTTCGATGTATTGTGCTTGCAAGAGACTAAACTGCAG GAGAAGGATATCGAGGAAATAAAACAGCGACTGCTAGATGGCTATGAGAACAGCTTTTGGACATGTAGTGTTTCTAAGCTTGGTTATTCTGGAACAGCAATAATCTCAAGG ATAAAGCCTCTTTCAGTTAGATATGGCCTAGGTATATCTGATCATGATAGTGAGGGTAGACTTGTGACCGTAGAGTTTGATACATTTTATCTGATAACTGGATATGTGCCTAATTCTGGAGATGGCTTGAAAAGACTG TCTTACAGAGTGACCGAATGGGATCCAGCTCTCAGCAATTATTTGAAA GAGCTGGAAAAGTCAAAACCTGTTGTTTTGACAGGTGATCTGAATTGTGCTCATGAAGAGATAGACATATACAATCCTGCT GGTAACAAAAGGAGTGCTGGGTTCACGGATGAAGAGAGGAAATCATTTGAAACAAACTTGTTGTCAAAGGGATTTGTAGATACCTTCAGAAGGCAACATCCTGGTGTTGTTGGATATACTTATTGGGGTTACCGGCATGGTGCCCGCAAGTTTAACAGAG GATGGCGACTTGATTATTTCCTTGTCTCAGAATCCATAGCAGACAAAGTTCATGATTCCTATATTCTCCCTGATGTCATTGGCAGCGATCATTGTCCAATCGGCCTCGTTATGAAGCTTTGA
- the LOC131600027 gene encoding DNA-(apurinic or apyrimidinic site) endonuclease, chloroplastic-like isoform X2 encodes MASKTPFSSSSQPIYNHHVLKENDVGSYSIEIERLRNDPAIVHTMTVPELRKTLRSIGVPAKGRKEDLLSALKTFMDNNMCEQDSPTRDKQGLFISSENTSLEVKAKEVSDEEPVDDVNDTLETVGLNQGKKRLKQSEPESKIVKVTTKKKLLVNSDEVSDVKPSRGKRKVSSGVVSVVAQSDEISTTTTIQTETWTVLAHKKPQKDWIAYNPRTMRPPPLSRDTEFVKLLSWNVNGLRALLKLEGFSALQLAQREDFDVLCLQETKLQEKDIEEIKQRLLDGYENSFWTCSVSKLGYSGTAIISRIKPLSVRYGLGISDHDSEGRLVTVEFDTFYLITGYVPNSGDGLKRLSYRVTEWDPALSNYLKELEKSKPVVLTGDLNCAHEEIDIYNPAGNKRSAGFTDEERKSFETNLLSKGFVDTFRRQHPGVVGYTYWGYRHGARKFNRGWRLDYFLVSESIADKVHDSYILPDVIGSDHCPIGLVMKL; translated from the exons ATGGCCTCTAAAACACCCTTTTCAAGTTCATCACAACCCATTTATAACCATCATGTTCTTAAG GAAAATGATGTTGGTAGCTATTCCATTGAGATTGAAAGATTAAGAAATGACCCGGCTATAGTACACACCATGACTGTTCCCGAACTCCGCAAGACATTGAG GAGTATAGGGGTTCCGGCTAAAGGTCGTAAAGAGGATCTTTTGTCTGCCTTGAAGACTTTCATGGACAATAATATGTGTG AACAAGATTCTCCAACTAGAGACAAACAAGGGCTGTTTATTTCTTCTGAAAATACATCTTTAGAAGTGAAAGCTAAAGAGGTATCGGATGAAGAGCCTGTGGATGATGTTAATGATACTCTAGAGACAGTTGGACTTAACCAGGGTAAGAAAAGGTTAAAACAATCAGAACCCGAAAGCAAAATTGTCAAGGTGACAACCAAAAAGAAGCTGTTGGTTAATTCAGACGAGGTTTCAG ATGTTAAGCCTTCCAGGGGGAAGAGAAAAGTATCTTCAGGTGTTGTTAGTGTTGTAGCACAATCGGATGAAATCAGTACAACAACCACTATTCAAACTGAAACATGGACTGTTCTTGCTCACAAGAAACCTCAAAAGGATTGGATTGCATATAATCCTAGAACTATGAGACCCCCGCCTCTTTCTCGGGATACAGAATTTGTCAAGCTTTTGTCTTGGAATGTCAATGGATTGAGAGCATTGCTAAAATTAGAGGGATTCTCAGCACTTCAACTTGCTCAAAGGGAAGACTTCGATGTATTGTGCTTGCAAGAGACTAAACTGCAG GAGAAGGATATCGAGGAAATAAAACAGCGACTGCTAGATGGCTATGAGAACAGCTTTTGGACATGTAGTGTTTCTAAGCTTGGTTATTCTGGAACAGCAATAATCTCAAGG ATAAAGCCTCTTTCAGTTAGATATGGCCTAGGTATATCTGATCATGATAGTGAGGGTAGACTTGTGACCGTAGAGTTTGATACATTTTATCTGATAACTGGATATGTGCCTAATTCTGGAGATGGCTTGAAAAGACTG TCTTACAGAGTGACCGAATGGGATCCAGCTCTCAGCAATTATTTGAAA GAGCTGGAAAAGTCAAAACCTGTTGTTTTGACAGGTGATCTGAATTGTGCTCATGAAGAGATAGACATATACAATCCTGCT GGTAACAAAAGGAGTGCTGGGTTCACGGATGAAGAGAGGAAATCATTTGAAACAAACTTGTTGTCAAAGGGATTTGTAGATACCTTCAGAAGGCAACATCCTGGTGTTGTTGGATATACTTATTGGGGTTACCGGCATGGTGCCCGCAAGTTTAACAGAG GATGGCGACTTGATTATTTCCTTGTCTCAGAATCCATAGCAGACAAAGTTCATGATTCCTATATTCTCCCTGATGTCATTGGCAGCGATCATTGTCCAATCGGCCTCGTTATGAAGCTTTGA
- the LOC131595613 gene encoding uncharacterized protein LOC131595613 gives MGARKRLITTPEPSSDPQQTTLPKPPQQQIDPPIAPPKWGFLLKLSLFSIPYFYLIFFHFTIDSHLRRSIIINAGLSLAAFFATVRMIPVASRYVLKRNLFGFDINKKGTPQGNIKVPESLGIVVGIVFLVVTILFQYFNFTADSNWLVEYNAALACICFMTLLGFVDDVLDVPWRVKLLLPSIAALPLLMAYAGHTTIIIPKPLVPHIGIEILDLGWIYKLYMGLLAVFCTNSINIHAGLNGLEVGQTVVITYAILIHNIMQIGASKDPEYKLAHAFSIYLVQPLLATSLALLSYNWYPSSVFVGDTYTYFAGMTMAVVGILGHFSETLLIFFLPQVLNFLLSLPQLSGYIPCPRHRLPRFDPHTGLLTGTNDGTLVNFFLRSLGPKSEKALCVYLLIFQGIACGFCFLLRYFLAGWYK, from the exons ATGGGAGCACGAAAGAGACTCATCACTACCCCTGAACCCTCTTCCGATCCCCAACAAACCACACTCCCCAAACCTCCACAACAACAAATCGACCCTCCAATTGCACCTCCCAAATGGGGTTTCCtcctcaaactctctctcttttcCATCCCTTACTTCTACCTCATTTTCTTCCATTTCACCATCGATTCCCACCTTCGAAGATCCATCATCATCAATGCTGGACTCAGTCTCGCAGCTTTCTTTGCTACAGTTAGAATGATCCCTGTTGCCTCTAGATATGTTCTCAAACGGAATCTCTTTGGATTTGATATTAACAAGAAGGGTACTCCTCAGGGAAATATTAAAGT ACCTGAATCATTGGGTATAGTTGTTGGTATTGTCTTCTTGGTGGTGACAATCTTATTTCAGTATTTCAACTTCACAGCAGATTCAAAT TGGCTTGTTGAGTACAATGCTGCTTTAGCATGCATCTGTTTCATGACATTGCTTGGATTTGTCGATGATGTCCTTGATGTCCCTTGGAGAGT AAAATTACTACTACCATCAATTGCTGCACTTCCTTTGTTAATGGCATATGCTGGACACACAACTATAATTATACCAAAACCACTTGTACCACACATTGGCATAGAGATTTTGGATCTTG GATGGATATATAAACTATACATGGGGCTATTGGCCGTTTTCTGCACAAATTCGATCAATATACATGCTGGATTAAACGGCCTTGAAGTTGGACAGACGGTGGTTATCACATATGCT ATTCTGATACACAATATTATGCAAATTGGAGCGTCAAAAGATCCTGAATATAAACTAGCACATGCATTCTCCATTTACTTAGTGCAGCCATTGCTAGCTACCTCTTTGGCTTTACTTTCTTACAATTG GTATCCTTCTTCAGTTTTTGTTGGTGATACGTATACATACTTTGCTGGGATGACTATGGCTGTGGTTGGTATTTTAGGCCATTTTAG CGAAACTCTCTTGATTTTCTTCCTGCCTCAAGTTTTGAACTTTCTCTTGTCACTACCACAG CTTTCTGGCTACATTCCATGTCCACGTCATCGTCTTCCGAG GTTTGACCCTCACACTGGACTACTGACTGGAACAAATGACGGAACACTTGTTAACTTCTTTTTAAGAAGCTTAGGGCCGAAATCCGAGAAAGCACTTTGTGTATATCTTCTTATTTTCCAG GGTATTGCATGCGGTTTCTGTTTCCTGCTGAGGTATTTCCTTGCTGGTTGGTACAAATGA